A stretch of Fibrobacter sp. UWR2 DNA encodes these proteins:
- a CDS encoding OmpA family protein yields MKRVVTGLALALAVQAFADHPQTINKTGFVGVNKTQSAQSLGHSKLSFYGLMDATTDVNNIAPEGVTESYIGPYQEGVVGLPPGTVMRKGMVEDYIGLGAQVGFGIGIWHYFDIGVGIPVYYDKFTVNNTGCPYNGVVTYDPGDGIQPATACQPGQVAGTNIGYIGNIKADLKIRLPLPDEQPVDIAVFGEGNFGTANTAKDGIWIREPEFINKNDKAAQAFGVRSTIAKVGGALTLDFDKIDAIPLVIHGNGGYVYSTDANYLSYPYASGALEIYFMDFLSIFAEYYMIFQMDEFSDGTKLDVKDLTGAVVFHLPIGLDIHLGGSYSLGKGYDAADPSNFTSVNAMENDQRILTYRTTVNPKYKVYGGITWSGFLLAQDRDGDGVTDNEDNCPDDFGHRLNQGCPLGNPDVDEDGVCDAWVSEKGFENEFRDVCEGIDACPNEQGEGEDGCPLEDPDPDGDHVCDAWVSKKKLQKKFKEVCEGIDSCPTEKGTVANKGCPEDNPDPDGDGMCSPWVTDKNKLGDYANVCKGYDMCPGEAGTKANKGCPWDDPDSDGDGLCDEWVTQKKMGYYFEKAAEDEKIKNEWFIEKTCKGIDKCPTEFGPANNEGCPLGDPDTDKDGICDEWVTQKNMLDQYDGICSGIDKCPTEPGEAWANGCPMDNPDIDGDSLCASWVTEKKMQDQFKDVCHGVDKCPTENGPEWNKGCPAENPDSDGDGVCDAWVSKQKMFEQFKDVCKGVDRCPDEPGPDWNKGCPSDENPDTDGDSLCDPWVSKQKLADQFKDVCHGIDKCPDEAGPEWSKGCPAENPDSDGDGLCDAWVGKQKMFDQFKDVCKGTDRCPDEAGPEWNKGCPMDDDPDADKDGVCSEWVSTKKLLKQFEGVCTGLDRCPDVAGDDGHGCPKKAVEKLTGVTFKPGKATLESNAKNILKAVAKKLNEDDSYKELKIVIQGHTDNKGKDKTNQKLSEKRAQEVMKTLIKFGVKKNRIKAVGLGASCPVDDNSTEDGREMNRRIEMHFATPENDGTKCESEFQQ; encoded by the coding sequence ATGAAAAGAGTAGTAACAGGGCTTGCGCTTGCACTCGCCGTCCAGGCTTTTGCAGACCACCCGCAGACAATCAACAAGACAGGCTTTGTTGGTGTCAATAAGACTCAGTCTGCCCAATCCTTGGGACATTCTAAATTGTCTTTCTATGGCTTGATGGACGCAACGACGGATGTCAACAACATTGCTCCGGAAGGCGTTACCGAAAGCTATATCGGCCCCTACCAGGAAGGTGTTGTCGGATTGCCTCCGGGAACCGTCATGCGTAAGGGCATGGTCGAGGACTATATCGGCTTAGGCGCCCAGGTCGGTTTCGGTATCGGCATCTGGCATTACTTCGATATCGGTGTCGGCATTCCTGTTTACTATGACAAGTTTACCGTTAACAACACGGGCTGCCCGTACAACGGTGTCGTTACCTACGATCCCGGTGATGGAATTCAGCCGGCTACGGCTTGCCAGCCGGGTCAGGTCGCTGGTACCAATATCGGCTACATCGGCAACATCAAGGCCGACTTGAAGATCCGTCTCCCGCTCCCCGACGAACAGCCGGTGGACATCGCCGTTTTCGGTGAAGGCAACTTCGGTACGGCGAATACCGCGAAGGATGGTATCTGGATCCGCGAACCGGAATTCATCAACAAGAACGACAAGGCCGCGCAGGCATTCGGCGTGCGTAGCACCATTGCCAAGGTTGGCGGTGCGTTGACCCTCGATTTCGACAAGATCGACGCCATCCCGCTCGTTATCCATGGTAACGGCGGCTATGTCTATTCTACCGACGCGAACTACCTCTCCTATCCGTATGCGTCTGGAGCCCTTGAAATCTATTTCATGGACTTCCTCTCGATCTTTGCGGAATACTACATGATTTTCCAGATGGATGAGTTCAGCGATGGAACTAAGCTCGATGTCAAGGACTTGACCGGTGCGGTCGTGTTCCACCTGCCGATCGGTCTTGATATCCACCTGGGCGGCTCCTACTCGCTGGGTAAAGGCTACGATGCCGCCGATCCTTCGAATTTCACGTCTGTCAACGCCATGGAAAACGACCAGCGCATCCTTACCTACAGGACGACGGTCAATCCCAAGTACAAGGTCTATGGCGGTATCACCTGGAGCGGCTTCTTGCTGGCTCAGGACCGCGATGGCGATGGCGTGACGGATAATGAAGATAACTGCCCGGATGACTTTGGTCATCGTCTGAACCAGGGGTGCCCGTTGGGTAATCCGGACGTCGACGAAGACGGCGTTTGCGATGCCTGGGTTTCTGAGAAGGGCTTTGAAAATGAATTTAGGGATGTCTGCGAAGGCATTGACGCTTGCCCGAACGAACAGGGTGAAGGCGAAGATGGCTGCCCGCTCGAAGATCCGGACCCGGATGGCGACCATGTCTGCGATGCCTGGGTCTCCAAGAAGAAACTCCAGAAGAAGTTCAAGGAAGTCTGCGAAGGCATAGATAGCTGCCCGACTGAAAAGGGTACCGTTGCCAATAAGGGCTGCCCGGAAGATAATCCGGACCCGGATGGCGATGGCATGTGCTCTCCGTGGGTGACCGACAAGAACAAGCTCGGTGACTATGCGAACGTCTGTAAGGGTTACGACATGTGTCCGGGTGAAGCGGGTACCAAGGCCAACAAGGGCTGCCCGTGGGATGATCCGGATAGCGATGGTGACGGCCTCTGCGACGAATGGGTGACCCAGAAGAAGATGGGCTACTACTTCGAAAAGGCTGCCGAAGACGAAAAGATCAAGAACGAATGGTTCATTGAAAAGACCTGTAAGGGTATCGACAAGTGCCCGACCGAATTCGGCCCGGCCAACAACGAAGGCTGCCCGCTCGGCGATCCGGATACCGACAAGGACGGCATCTGTGACGAATGGGTGACCCAGAAGAACATGCTCGACCAGTACGACGGCATCTGCTCCGGTATCGACAAGTGCCCGACTGAACCTGGTGAAGCCTGGGCTAACGGCTGCCCGATGGACAACCCGGATATTGACGGCGACAGCCTCTGCGCCTCTTGGGTGACCGAGAAGAAGATGCAGGATCAGTTCAAGGATGTCTGCCACGGCGTCGACAAGTGCCCGACTGAAAATGGTCCTGAATGGAACAAGGGCTGCCCGGCTGAAAATCCGGACTCCGACGGCGACGGCGTCTGCGATGCATGGGTCTCCAAGCAGAAGATGTTCGAACAGTTCAAGGATGTATGTAAGGGCGTTGACCGTTGCCCGGATGAACCGGGTCCGGATTGGAACAAGGGTTGCCCGTCTGACGAGAACCCGGATACTGACGGCGACAGTCTCTGCGATCCGTGGGTAAGCAAGCAGAAGCTGGCTGACCAGTTCAAGGATGTCTGTCACGGTATCGACAAGTGCCCGGACGAAGCTGGTCCTGAATGGAGCAAGGGTTGCCCGGCTGAAAATCCGGACAGCGACGGCGACGGTCTCTGCGACGCCTGGGTTGGCAAGCAGAAGATGTTCGACCAGTTCAAGGATGTATGTAAGGGCACAGACCGTTGCCCGGACGAAGCCGGTCCTGAATGGAACAAGGGCTGCCCGATGGACGACGATCCGGATGCCGATAAGGATGGTGTCTGCTCTGAATGGGTATCTACCAAGAAGCTCCTCAAGCAGTTCGAAGGCGTCTGCACTGGCCTCGACCGTTGCCCGGATGTTGCGGGTGATGACGGCCACGGCTGCCCGAAGAAGGCTGTCGAGAAGCTCACCGGCGTGACCTTCAAGCCGGGTAAGGCAACGCTCGAATCCAACGCCAAGAACATCCTCAAGGCTGTTGCGAAGAAGCTGAACGAAGATGATAGCTACAAGGAACTGAAGATTGTTATCCAGGGCCACACCGACAACAAGGGTAAGGACAAGACCAACCAGAAGCTCTCTGAAAAGCGTGCTCAGGAAGTCATGAAGACCCTCATCAAGTTCGGCGTGAAGAAGAACCGCATCAAGGCCGTGGGTCTCGGTGCAAGCTGCCCGGTCGACGACAACAGCACCGAAGACGGTCGCGAAATGAACCGCCGTATCGAAATGCACTTCGCTACGCCGGAGAACGACGGAACCAAGTGCGAATCCGAATTCCAGCAGTAA
- a CDS encoding thymidylate synthase — MQQYLDLLRDILENGVDRSDRTGTGTRSVFGRQCRYDLSKGFPCLTTKKLHLRSIIHELLWFLKGDTNIKYLHDNKVTIWDEWADENGDLGPVYGHQWRSWPTPDGGHIDQIQNLINSLKNNPDSRRHLVCAWNVAEVDKMALPPCHCLFQFYVGGVGASGKRKLSCQLYQRSADTFLGVPFNIASYALLTLMLAQVCDYEPGEFIHTLGDTHLYSNHFEQAKEQLTRTPRKLPTMKLNPEIKDLFEFKFEDFELVDYDPWPTIKAPIAV, encoded by the coding sequence ATGCAGCAATACTTAGACTTACTTCGTGACATTCTTGAAAACGGTGTGGACCGTTCCGACCGTACGGGAACGGGAACGCGCTCCGTATTTGGCCGCCAGTGCCGTTACGACCTTTCCAAAGGGTTCCCCTGCCTTACCACCAAGAAACTCCACCTGCGTTCGATTATCCACGAACTCCTGTGGTTCCTGAAGGGCGACACGAACATCAAGTACCTGCACGATAACAAGGTCACCATATGGGATGAATGGGCCGACGAGAATGGCGACCTGGGCCCGGTCTATGGCCACCAGTGGCGCTCTTGGCCGACCCCCGATGGCGGGCACATCGACCAGATTCAGAACTTAATCAATAGCCTCAAGAACAATCCGGATTCACGCAGGCACTTGGTGTGCGCATGGAATGTGGCCGAAGTTGACAAGATGGCCCTGCCGCCTTGCCACTGCCTGTTCCAGTTCTACGTGGGTGGAGTGGGTGCTTCGGGCAAGCGCAAACTCAGCTGCCAACTGTACCAGCGCAGTGCGGACACGTTCCTCGGCGTTCCGTTCAATATTGCGTCCTATGCGCTGCTGACGCTCATGCTTGCACAGGTCTGCGACTACGAACCGGGTGAGTTTATCCATACTCTCGGCGATACGCACCTGTACTCCAATCACTTCGAACAGGCGAAGGAACAGCTTACGCGTACGCCGCGCAAGCTCCCGACGATGAAGCTCAATCCCGAAATCAAGGACCTGTTCGAATTCAAGTTCGAGGACTTCGAACTCGTAGATTATGACCCGTGGCCGACCATCAAGGCCCCGATTGCAGTTTAA
- a CDS encoding dihydrofolate reductase, translating into MLISAIVAISRNNVIGRDGHLPWHLSADLKRFKAITTGHSIILGRKNYDDIGRPLPNRTNYVLTRNTAFEAPGSIVCGSLELALNKASAAGESECFIIGGAAVYREAMPLVKKMYVTRVESDVDGDVFFPEWGEGWHKVSEESFPADEKNDFPTVFEVWERD; encoded by the coding sequence ATGCTTATCTCTGCTATAGTCGCAATTTCAAGGAACAATGTCATCGGCCGTGACGGACACTTGCCGTGGCACCTGTCTGCCGACCTCAAGCGTTTCAAGGCCATCACGACGGGGCATTCCATTATCCTCGGGCGCAAGAACTACGACGATATCGGACGCCCGCTTCCGAACCGCACGAACTACGTGCTCACGCGGAACACGGCGTTCGAGGCTCCAGGCAGCATTGTCTGCGGTAGCCTCGAACTGGCCTTGAACAAGGCTAGCGCTGCCGGCGAGAGTGAGTGCTTTATCATAGGCGGCGCCGCCGTGTACCGCGAGGCGATGCCCCTGGTGAAAAAGATGTACGTGACCCGTGTGGAATCTGACGTAGATGGCGACGTGTTTTTCCCGGAATGGGGCGAGGGCTGGCATAAGGTGAGTGAGGAATCTTTCCCTGCCGACGAGAAAAACGACTTCCCGACGGTGTTCGAAGTCTGGGAAAG
- the radC gene encoding DNA repair protein RadC: MHENLLPREKLRMRGASALSNEELIALILGSGTRECGVFELSRHISDYLSSATTLPSMDSLRKIRGLGTVKATQILACLELSNRYILSSKAVSVLSPEDLLARLAGLKFEQKEHFVVVTLNAANFVIGVHEVTSGLVNQAPIAPREAFAKAIEDNAVSVIFAHNHPSGSTEASPQDYTITRVLCAAGKVLQIPVIDHIIVGKGGYTSLCRENPEMFEKSL, translated from the coding sequence ATGCATGAAAATCTACTTCCCCGCGAAAAGCTCCGGATGAGGGGGGCGAGTGCCCTTTCCAATGAGGAACTCATTGCCCTGATTCTTGGAAGCGGTACCCGCGAGTGTGGCGTGTTCGAACTCTCTCGCCATATTTCGGACTACCTTTCTTCAGCAACCACGCTACCCTCGATGGATTCCCTGCGTAAAATACGCGGGCTTGGGACCGTCAAGGCTACGCAGATTTTGGCCTGTCTGGAACTCTCGAACCGCTACATACTGAGTTCGAAGGCGGTGTCGGTCCTCTCGCCCGAAGACCTGCTTGCGCGCCTCGCCGGGCTCAAGTTTGAGCAGAAGGAACATTTCGTCGTGGTGACCCTCAATGCGGCGAACTTCGTCATCGGCGTTCACGAAGTCACTTCCGGACTAGTGAACCAGGCTCCTATCGCACCGAGGGAGGCTTTTGCGAAGGCCATCGAGGACAATGCGGTCTCGGTCATCTTTGCGCATAACCATCCTTCGGGTTCTACTGAGGCTTCCCCGCAGGACTATACCATTACGCGGGTGCTGTGTGCGGCGGGGAAGGTGCTCCAGATTCCGGTCATCGATCACATCATCGTTGGGAAGGGCGGATATACTAGCCTCTGTCGCGAGAACCCGGAAATGTTCGAGAAAAGCCTCTAG